The following are encoded together in the bacterium genome:
- a CDS encoding PIG-L family deacetylase has product MAGKFEDLRVLAIGAHPDDCEIKVGGAAALWAEQGASVKFLSLTNGDAGHHEMGGGPLARRRKRESVRAAEVLGVQETQTLDNHDGELAPDTEVRKAVVKAIRQWRADVVITCRPNDYHPDHRYTSQVVQDAAYVVRVPNYCQDVPALRKDPAFFYVSDGFTKPCPFEPVVSVDIDPVSGKKLRALHTMDSQMYEWLPWIEGCLEAVPEGDTARLAWLPTFLDGFFEKAEDFRGPLAERYGEERAARVKYSESFELCEYGHRPSRQEVWELFPF; this is encoded by the coding sequence ATGGCCGGAAAATTCGAGGACCTCAGGGTGCTGGCGATTGGCGCCCACCCGGATGACTGTGAGATAAAGGTCGGCGGCGCCGCCGCTCTGTGGGCGGAACAGGGCGCCAGCGTGAAATTCCTCAGCCTGACCAACGGGGATGCCGGGCACCATGAGATGGGCGGCGGCCCCCTGGCCCGTCGGCGCAAGCGCGAGTCGGTGCGCGCGGCCGAGGTCCTGGGGGTGCAGGAGACACAGACCCTGGACAACCATGACGGCGAGCTGGCCCCTGACACCGAGGTGCGCAAAGCCGTGGTCAAGGCGATCCGCCAGTGGCGGGCGGATGTGGTTATCACTTGCCGTCCAAACGACTACCATCCAGACCACCGCTACACCTCGCAGGTGGTGCAGGATGCCGCCTACGTGGTGCGGGTGCCCAATTACTGCCAGGATGTACCCGCCCTGCGCAAGGACCCGGCATTTTTCTACGTGTCGGACGGGTTCACCAAGCCCTGCCCCTTCGAGCCGGTGGTGAGCGTGGATATCGACCCGGTGAGCGGGAAAAAACTGCGCGCTCTGCACACTATGGACAGCCAGATGTACGAGTGGCTGCCCTGGATCGAGGGCTGCCTGGAGGCTGTGCCGGAGGGTGACACGGCCCGGTTGGCCTGGCTGCCCACGTTCCTGGATGGCTTTTTCGAGAAAGCGGAGGATTTCCGTGGGCCTCTGGCCGAGCGCTATGGCGAGGAGCGGGCGGCCAGGGTGAAATACAGTGAGAGTTTCGAGCTTTGCGAGTACGGCCACCGCCCGTCGCGCCAGGAGGTCTGGGAGCTGTTCCCGTTCTGA
- a CDS encoding PIG-L family deacetylase, which translates to MRRIFAGLFVVMLAAGLSGLRAQTVYQGGVEPPRTGAEPLRVIMIGAHPDDAEVKGGGTAALWAAAGAKVLLVAVTNGDAGHQSEGGGALARRRAAEAKLSAERLGVSWMTLGFHDGELEPTLAARKAVIRAIRDWQADIVILPRPNDYHPDHRYTAQIVQDAAYMVMVPNVCPETARLEKNPVFMYFLDGFKKPIPFAPDVAVVVDPVMEKKWGSLDAMESQMYEWLPWIGGFLNDVPADKSARQQWLRKWRGPSMQGWKAQCSQALEARYGKEKADTATYVEGFEICEFGRQPSREELWNLFPR; encoded by the coding sequence ATGCGCAGGATTTTCGCTGGCTTGTTTGTCGTGATGCTGGCAGCCGGGCTGTCCGGCCTGCGGGCGCAGACAGTCTACCAGGGCGGAGTGGAGCCTCCGCGCACCGGGGCCGAGCCGCTGCGGGTTATCATGATCGGGGCACACCCGGATGACGCCGAGGTCAAGGGTGGCGGCACGGCGGCGCTCTGGGCCGCCGCCGGGGCGAAAGTCCTGCTCGTGGCAGTGACCAACGGCGATGCCGGCCACCAGAGCGAAGGCGGCGGAGCCCTGGCCCGCCGTCGCGCCGCCGAGGCCAAGCTGTCGGCCGAGCGCCTGGGGGTGAGCTGGATGACCCTGGGCTTCCATGACGGCGAGCTGGAGCCGACCCTGGCCGCCCGCAAGGCGGTCATCCGGGCCATCCGCGACTGGCAGGCCGATATTGTGATCCTGCCGCGCCCCAACGACTACCACCCCGACCACCGCTACACGGCTCAGATCGTCCAGGATGCCGCCTACATGGTGATGGTGCCGAACGTGTGCCCGGAGACGGCGCGCCTGGAGAAAAATCCCGTGTTCATGTATTTCCTGGACGGGTTCAAGAAGCCGATCCCGTTCGCCCCGGATGTGGCCGTGGTGGTCGACCCGGTGATGGAGAAAAAGTGGGGCTCGCTGGATGCGATGGAGAGCCAGATGTACGAGTGGCTGCCCTGGATCGGCGGGTTCCTGAACGATGTCCCGGCCGACAAGAGCGCCCGTCAGCAGTGGCTGCGCAAGTGGCGCGGCCCCTCCATGCAGGGCTGGAAAGCGCAGTGCAGCCAGGCGCTCGAGGCACGCTACGGAAAGGAAAAGGCCGACACTGCCACCTACGTGGAGGGCTTCGAGATCTGCGAATTCGGCCGCCAGCCCAGCCGCGAGGAGCTCTGGAACCTGTTCCCGCGCTGA
- a CDS encoding PIG-L family deacetylase, translating into MIWNRRGLTVFFALCFLALTFPAGQAAAAESLRVIMIGAHPDDAEYCAGGTAALWAASGAKVQLVAVTNGDAGHQSQGGGALARRRAEEATRASKVLGTSWRTLGFHDGELEPSLEVRKAVIRAIRDWQADIVILPRPNDYHPDHRYTAQVVQDAAYMVMVPNVCPETPRLEKNPVFMYFEDGFRKPIPFQADVVVDISAVQERKLKALAEMDSQMFEWLPWIDGQLDQVPADPAGRWEWFVKGWGRGRAGKDNPHYGMLAERYGAERAGKVTHAEAFEICEFGRQPTREELWTLFPK; encoded by the coding sequence ATGATCTGGAACCGGAGAGGTTTGACTGTCTTTTTTGCCCTTTGTTTTCTTGCCCTGACTTTTCCGGCCGGACAGGCCGCGGCCGCCGAGTCGCTGCGGGTGATAATGATCGGCGCACACCCGGATGACGCGGAATACTGCGCGGGCGGGACCGCGGCGCTCTGGGCGGCCTCCGGGGCCAAGGTGCAGCTCGTGGCAGTGACCAACGGCGATGCTGGCCACCAGAGCCAGGGCGGCGGAGCCCTGGCCCGCCGCAGGGCGGAGGAGGCGACCCGCGCCTCGAAAGTCCTGGGAACGAGCTGGCGCACCCTGGGTTTCCATGACGGGGAGCTGGAGCCGAGCCTCGAGGTGCGCAAGGCTGTCATCCGGGCGATCCGCGACTGGCAGGCCGACATCGTGATCCTGCCGCGCCCCAACGACTACCACCCTGACCACCGCTACACGGCCCAGGTGGTGCAGGATGCGGCCTACATGGTGATGGTGCCCAATGTCTGCCCCGAGACACCGCGCCTGGAGAAAAACCCGGTGTTCATGTATTTCGAGGACGGATTTAGAAAGCCCATCCCGTTCCAGGCGGATGTGGTGGTGGATATCAGCGCGGTCCAGGAGCGGAAACTCAAGGCCCTGGCCGAGATGGACAGCCAGATGTTCGAGTGGCTGCCCTGGATCGACGGGCAGTTGGACCAGGTGCCCGCCGACCCGGCCGGGCGCTGGGAGTGGTTCGTGAAAGGCTGGGGCCGCGGCAGGGCCGGCAAGGATAACCCGCACTACGGCATGCTGGCCGAGCGTTACGGCGCCGAGCGGGCCGGCAAGGTCACTCACGCCGAGGCGTTCGAGATCTGCGAGTTCGGCCGTCAGCCCACCCGCGAGGAACTGTGGACCCTGTTCCCGAAGTGA
- a CDS encoding restriction endonuclease: MFERLKEKGFQILTLHYAEAILTLDMPTAATELETVLLQIEIPAEELVRGGGGEGELTQRMRHALAEEQGWKKHSFEIKKIIDGIEKESISHQVDHVKKFPTGTFALEIEWNNKDPFFDRDLENFKRLHADGVISIGAIITRGSSLQDSLRDLVAQFARKQGIGKVEDLSSFYSPTNRQLDMINRMAAAKGSFEEGWAHAFVSDKFGEATTHWRKLEDRVHRGVGNPCPLLLIGIPRQVVVI, encoded by the coding sequence ATGTTTGAGAGACTCAAAGAAAAAGGGTTTCAAATCCTTACACTGCACTATGCTGAGGCGATTTTAACTTTGGATATGCCTACGGCTGCGACAGAACTCGAGACAGTGCTGCTGCAGATTGAGATACCAGCGGAGGAATTGGTACGCGGTGGAGGCGGAGAGGGAGAACTGACACAGAGAATGCGGCATGCTCTGGCAGAGGAACAAGGTTGGAAGAAGCATAGTTTTGAGATTAAAAAGATAATAGATGGAATTGAGAAAGAATCGATATCACACCAGGTCGATCACGTTAAAAAATTTCCTACTGGCACATTCGCCTTGGAAATAGAGTGGAACAACAAGGATCCTTTCTTTGACAGGGATTTAGAGAATTTTAAGCGATTGCATGCAGATGGAGTGATTTCGATAGGTGCAATAATAACGCGAGGTTCTTCGCTACAGGATTCTCTGCGCGATCTCGTTGCTCAGTTTGCACGAAAGCAAGGAATCGGAAAGGTCGAGGACTTATCGTCTTTCTATTCTCCTACTAATAGGCAACTTGATATGATCAACCGAATGGCGGCTGCAAAAGGATCGTTTGAAGAAGGCTGGGCGCATGCTTTCGTTTCCGATAAATTCGGTGAAGCTACGACTCATTGGCGAAAGCTGGAGGATCGTGTCCATCGGGGAGTCGGCAATCCGTGTCCATTGCTTCTTATCGGGATCCCGAGACAGGTTGTAGTCATATGA
- a CDS encoding S-adenosylmethionine-binding protein — MSAGEERVTPQCYNLIKLNPAEDILSKMKGQYSTILADPPWQFQNRTGKVAPEHRRLLRYPTMELKEILELPVSKLAAAQSHLYLWVPNALLQEGLRVLEAWGFTYKSNLVWYKIRKDGGPDGRGVGFYFRNVTELVLFGIRGSMRTLDPGRTQVNLFSTRKREHSRKPDELYSLIESCSPGPYLELFARFRRPGWIQWGNEDVEENSNLGVARRNGHIDPQLRLLETPRGYGNKR; from the coding sequence ATGAGTGCCGGGGAGGAAAGGGTGACGCCACAGTGCTATAACCTGATAAAACTCAATCCAGCGGAAGATATCTTATCCAAGATGAAAGGCCAATATTCCACTATTCTGGCCGATCCTCCCTGGCAATTCCAGAACCGGACCGGAAAAGTAGCACCCGAACACAGACGTTTGTTAAGATATCCGACGATGGAGTTGAAGGAAATTCTTGAATTGCCGGTTTCCAAACTGGCCGCTGCCCAGTCTCACCTTTATCTGTGGGTGCCCAACGCCCTTCTCCAGGAAGGGCTGAGAGTGCTGGAGGCCTGGGGTTTCACCTATAAATCGAATCTGGTCTGGTACAAAATTCGCAAAGATGGTGGTCCTGATGGGCGAGGGGTCGGGTTTTACTTCAGAAATGTCACGGAACTGGTCTTGTTTGGTATCCGCGGGAGCATGCGCACCCTTGATCCGGGCCGGACTCAGGTGAATTTGTTTTCTACGCGCAAAAGAGAGCACTCCCGGAAACCGGATGAGCTGTACTCACTGATAGAATCATGCTCGCCAGGCCCCTATTTGGAGCTCTTTGCCCGTTTTAGAAGGCCGGGCTGGATACAGTGGGGCAATGAAGATGTCGAGGAAAACTCGAATCTGGGTGTGGCGAGAAGGAATGGACATATCGATCCACAACTGAGATTACTCGAAACTCCTCGGGGGTATGGGAATAAAAGATAA